Genomic segment of Vibrio celticus:
ATCATGGGTTACATAAACGATCGTGGTATTGAGCTTCTGGTGCAAGCGCTTAATCTGATGACGCATCTCAACACGTAACTTAGCATCCAAGTTCGAAAGTGGCTCATCAAATAGATAAAGCTTAGGGCGACGAGCTAGAGCGCGTCCCATAGCGACACGTTGACGCTGACCACCAGAAAGCTGCGATGGTTTACGATCCAACAACTGTTCGATTTGCAGCATTTCAGCGACTCGATTTACTTCTGCATCGATCTCGTTCTGAGGCATCTTGCGAATCTTCAAACCGAAAGCTATATTGCCGCGTACCGTCATGTTTGGATAAAGCGCGTAAGACTGAAATACCATCGCGATGTCGCGATCTTTAGGTTCAACCTGCGCTACATCTACACCATCAATCACAATCTCACCCGAGCTAATATTTTCGAGCCCAGCGATGGTGTTCATTAGTGTGGATTTTCCACACCCCGAAGGGCCGACAAGTATCAAAAATTCCCCCGAATCGATACTGATGTCGATGCCCTTTAACGTTTCGTTGTCCGCGTTGCGATAGGTTTTACGGATCTGTTTTAAATCTAATGTTGCCATGGGTAATTATCCTTTTACTGATCCTGCCGTTAGGCCACGAACAAAATATTTTCCTGCGAAGACATACACCAACAGCGTTGGCAGTGCGGCGATGATCGCGGCAGCCATGTCGACGTTGTATTCTTTAACGCCAGTGCTGGTGTTGACTAAGTTGTTTAATGCCACGGTGATTGGCTGAGTTTCTGAGCCCGAATACACCACCCCGAACAAGAAATCATTCCAGATAGCGGTAAACTGCCAGATCACCGTCACCATGATGATTGGCGTTGAGATCGGTAATAAGATCTTGAAGAAGATGGTAAAGAAGCCAGCACCATCGAGCTTTGCCGCCTTGATCAATTCATCGGGAATCGAAATGTAGAAATTACGGAAAAACAGTGTGGTAAACGCCATGCCGTAGATAACGTGGACAATCACCAAGCCAATCGTGGTGTTCGCTAAACCCATCTTGCCAAGCATGGTTGCCATTGGTAGTAGCACCACTTGGAATGGAATAAAGCAGCCAAAAAGCAACAAACTAAAGAACAGGTTTGAACCTCTAAATTGCCATTTCGTCACCACATAACCATTGAATGCACCGAGCAATGTTGAAATCGCAACCGCAGGAATCACCATTTGGAATGAGTTCCAGAAGTAGCCTTTGATGCCTTCACATTTCACGCCCGTACAAGCCGTATCCCACGCTTTATACCAAGCATCGAACACCCACTCTTTCGGCAAGCTCATCAAGTTACCCGCCTTGATATCAGGCAGAGTTTTGAATGAGGTCAGCACCATCACGAACAATGGCATTAGATACACTAAACAGAAGAAAAGCAGTGCTGAATAGATAAAGATTCGAGCAAAGTTGACGTTATTCATCATGACTTTTTCTCCCTAAGTTCAGAGTAAAGATAAGGCACGAGAATCGCTAAAATACCAGCAAGCATCATCATGGCACTGGCAGCACCAAGGCCGATTTGACCACGAGTAAAAGAGTGGGCGTACATGAATAGTGCAGGTAGATCCGATGAATAGCCCGGGCCACCCGCCGTCATTGCGGTCACAAGGTCGAAGCTCTTAATCGCAATGTGTGACGTGATGATCACCGCGCTGAAAACCACAGGGCGCAAGCAAGGCAGAATGATTTTGAGATAGATAGTGGGTAAGCTTGCTCCATCAATTTGTGCCGCTTTGATGATTGATGAATCGATGCCACGCAGACCGGCTAAGAACATCGCCATCACAAACCCTGAAGACTGCCAAAGTGCCGCGATAACCAAGGTATACACCGACATTTCAGAGTCGACTAGCCAATCAAATTTGAAGTCAGTGAATCCCCAATCTTGCATCAGCTTTTCAATACCAAGACCTGGATTAAGAATCCATTTCCACGCCGTACCTGTCACAATGAATGACAACGCCATTGGGTAGAGATAGATAGTACGAATCGCCCCTTCTTGGCGGATGTTCTGGTCAAGCAATACCGCTAAACCAACACCAAGTAAGATGGCAATCGCCATAAATAGAAAACCAAACACACCGAGGTTGGTGATTGAGGTGATCCAGCGATCGTTATCCATCAGCTTTTCATATTGGGTTAAACCAACGAAGTTAAAGCTCGGCAGAAATCGAGAGTTGGTGAACGACAGCGCTGCCGTCCAAAATATATAGCCGTAGATACAAACCACGGTCACTAACGCGGTCGGCGCCAGTACTATTTTAGGTAACCAATGTTGCAACCTGTCAGCAAAACTTGGTTTCGGTGCAGGCTGGCTCCTTGTGGGTTTTGGAGTCGACTCAGTCAAAACATGCTCCATAACTTATCCTTGTTGCACAATCGAGCCAATGGCTTACCTTTCGGCACCACATCAGCATCACGCATTTCAGAATTGGGAGTGAAGAGTAGATAGGCTCCCTACGAGCCTACCCACCCTGGGGGTTTGGTAAAGCAACACAACCCGTCACTCATGTGCGTTGTGTGTCGCTTATCAAGTTAGATTAGATAGCCGCTTTCACAGCTTTCGCTAACTTGGCTGCCGCTTCTTTTGGATCGGCATCTTTCTCGTTGAAGAAGTTGGTTACCACGTCGTAAATCGCGCCTTGAGCGTAGCTTGTTGTCGCTAAGCCGTGAGCCATACTCGGAACAAGATCGCCAGACTCCGCACTTGCTTTGAAGGTTGCCATTGAATCCAACGCACATTGGTCAAACTTAGACATGTCCATATCTAGGCGCACAGGGATAGAACCCTTGTTAAGGTTGAAGACTTCTTGGAAATCTTTGGTAAGAATGGTTTTCGCTAGGTCTTGCTGCGCTTTTTGGTTCTCTTTGTCACTCAGCTCAAAGAACGCAAAGCTATCGATGTTGAAAGTGAACTGGCCATCAGTACCTGGAGCTGGAGCACAGATGTAGTCTTTACCCGGAACTTTACCTGCAGCTGTAAACTCGCCTTTCGCCCAGTCACCCATGATCTGCATCGCGGCTTCACCATTGATAACCATTGACGTTGCTACGTTCCAATCACGACCTGGAGAGTTGCTGTCGATGTAGTCACGCATCTTTTTGAACTTGGTGAACACTTCCACCATTTTGTCGCCAGATAACACGTCCATATCCAGATCAACAAACGCTTTGTTGTAGTCTTCACTGCCTAGTACATCAAGTGCTACAGCTTCGAATACCGTAGCGTCTTGCCAAGGTTGACCACCGTGAGCCAGTGGAATGAAGCCAGCTGCTTTAATCTTGTCTGCAGCAACAAAGAACTCATCTAACGTAGTTGGAACCGTCACGCCCGATTTTTCTAAAACAACAGGGTTAGCCCAAAGCCAGTTAACACGGTGAACGTTAACAGGAACCGCCACATATTCGCCATCCCACTTCATCACTTTAGTCACCACCTCTGGCAGTAACTCATCCCATTGTTCTTGTTTAGCAGTCGCATCGAGAGACGTTAGAAAACCTAAACCACCCCACTCTTGAATATCATGACCTTTGATCTGCGCGGCAGATGGAGGATTGCCCGATACTGCTCGAGTTTTCAAAACAGTCATCGCACTTTCACCGCCGCCACCAGCAACAGCAAAATCTTTCCAAGTATGGCCTTGTTCTTCAATCATCTCTTTCAGTACCGCTGCGGATTTCGCTTCGCCACCGGCAGTCCACCAGTGAAGCACTTCCACTTCACCAGCTTGAGAAAATGTTGAGGCAGCAAGAAGAGATAGAGTAAGTAGGGTTTTATTGATTTTCATTATTATCTTCCATGTTTTAGCGGACTCGACGTCCGGTTCAATAAAGAGTCTACTTATTCTGATTGATAAGATTGAAACAAAAGGTAAGCCCTATGTAACACAATTGTTACATTACACTTCTAGGCCTGTTGGGATATAGACTTTGGCTTCTAAGCCGCCTTGAGAGGAGTTGCGAATAATGAGATCTCCGCCGTGTCCGTGCAGGATATTTCGGCAGATCCCGAGGCCAAGTCCGTGTCCTTGGTCGTCAGTTGCAAGCCTAAAGTAAGGTTCAAAGACCATCTCTAATTTGTCTTCTAGGATGCCATTGCCACGGTCTTGAATAGTCACGATCACCCAAAGCTCATCGCCACTAACTTCCACTACGGCAGATGAACCATACTTAACTGCGTTGTCGATTAAGTTGGTCAGTACACGCTTAATCGCCAGTGGTTTCGCGACCAATGGCTCAATGACGACCGGCTCGAACTCTACCTTTGTTTGGTACTGGTTATGAGATTCAATCACAGAGAGCACCATTTCATTGAGGTCAATAATGGCATTATTCTCGTGTAGATCGGTGTCTCTTACCGCTTGCAAAGCACCTTTAACCATCATCTCGAGCTCATCGAGATCTTTATTGAATTTGTCTTTCTTTACTTCACTCTCCAACAACTCTGCACGCAATCTAAGCCGTGTTATTGGTGTCTTTAAGTCATGGGAGATCGCAGAAAAAAGGTGCTCTCGGTCGGCAACATAGCGACGAATCCGTTGCTGCATGCGATTAAAGGCTCGGGTTGCGGTGACCAGTTCAGTCGCCCCTTCTTCTTTCAGTTGGGGTTGCTGAATGTCCATACTCATCTCATTAGCTGCTCTTGCTAACTTTTTCAGAGGACGCACTTGGCGACGAATCATCAAGTAAGTTAGAACCAGCAGAATAAGCGTTGAAGAAACTAAGAAGATCACCTGCTCTCTGCCAAGAATCGTATCGTCGAGTTTCACATATGGAGCAGGCAACAATGCCGCAATGTATACCCATTCGTGACTGGTCAATTCGATTTGTACAACCAGAATGGGTGGATTCAGCGGTTCTAACGTTAAAGTATGATGTGCCCAAGATCGCGGGAGATCGCTTAAATATATGTCATTTTTGAGCAAGCGAAGGTGTTCAGGGCGAGAGAAATCAACCCGCACTGACGCCACTTTATTGAGTTTGCTACTCAAAACACTTTCTATCGCTTCAATCGAGGCGGTTTTTAAGCGGGTATCGGGGATCGGTTCGACAATCAAAGCCTCTTTATTGAAAGAAACGAAGAAACGCGTTCCCCCCATATTCCGTATTTGATCCAGCACGATATGACGATATTTGACGGGTAGAGATTGGAAAAAAGTCACCGTTGAAGCAAACATGTTCGCCATGCTCGACGAAGCAGAACGAATCCCTTCCAGCTCTTTGTGTTTTGATTCGCTATACCATATAGACGTTGCGATGCCCTGAGCTATCACCACGGCTAACAGCGTCAACAATAAGGTTCTTGCGACTAACGAATTTGGTTTCAACCAACTCATCCAGTTCATACGAGATATTTCATCCGGAATACTTCATTGGAAATACTTTATTAGCATTACTTCATTAACAGTAGGTCATGCTTAGTGTTCATACTGAACAGGCACAGCGAGAATATAGCCATTGCCGCGCATGGTTTTGATGTAATGGGGATATTTACCACTGTCGCCCAATCTGCTTCTTAGGCGACTAAGCTGCACGTCAATGCCACGTTCAAAAGGCAACGCTTCACGGCCTCTGGTAGCGAAAGAGATGGTGTCACGGTCGAGAACTTCGTTGGGGCGAGTTAAGAACAACATCAACAGAGAAAAATCACTGCCCGACAAATCCATCTCTTCCGAATGTTCATTGTGGGAAATTCGATGCGCTAACGTATCAAGCGTCCAATCACCAAAAATAATCTGCTTTGGCAGTGCATCACTTGGCTTGTCATCCACCACTTGAACGCGGCGTAATAACGCTTTGATACGCGCCATTAATTGACGAGGGCTAAACGGCTTGGCAATGTAATCATCAGCACCAATTTCTAAGCCGATAATCTGGTCGGTTTCATCCGATACGGCAGTCAGCATGATGATAGGCACATTCGATTGCTTACGGACGCGTTGACACAAGGTAAAACCATCGTCACCGGGTAGCATCACATCAAGCAGAATCAGATCTGGATAACCATTGCTTTGCAGATGAGTTTCAAGTTCAACACCATCTCCCACCGAAGAAACATCGAAACCAGATTTTGTGAGGTACTCTTCCAGCAGCTCGCGGATTTCTTGATCATCATCCACCACGAGAATTCGAGTATTTGTTGGCATCGCCCAAACCTATTAAATTTACAACTTATTCACATAGTGTATAGGCTGGCCGATTGTTTGATTATTGACATGTTTGTAAAGTTAGAAGAACGAACAGATAAAGATCACAACTTAGTGACCTCTATCTGAATCTTTAGGGCTTAATCCGCTATTGGTTGGTTATGAAGAGCAGCTGATCTCCATGGCTTTACCCCACTCAGGAGGTAGAGCCGCAAGGTATTCATAATCCGGGTGTTCCGCATAAGGGTCAGCCAGTACCACCATCAAAGCGTCAATATCGCTGCTATCACCGCGCTCTGCTTTGTCTATCGCTAGCTGAGCTAGGTAGTTTCTGAGGGTGTATTTCGGGTTTACCTGTCTCATCTTTTCGCAGCGCTTTACCACTGAACTCTCTTCTAATTCGCAGCGCTGTAAATAGTTATCTACCCATAGCTTCGCGGCCTCGCGATCGATAACCAAATCAATCACGTCTTGCGGCTGCAAGGTATCTAGGTTCGACAGCGTTCTAAAGAACCTTGGGTAATCGACTTTGTTTTGCGACATCAGCTCGAACATAGATTCAAACAAACGACTGTCGCCCTCTTGTTTCGAAAGCAGCCCTAACTTACGACGCATCATCTGACTGAAATAACCGTTCATTTGTGGTTCGTACTGCTCTAACGCCGCCTCTAAATCGGCCTTATCCACCAACGGAGAAAGTGAGTGAGCCAGTGCCGACAGGTTCCAAAGCCCTATTCTTGGCTGTTGGTTAAAAGCATAACGACCTTGGTAATCCGAGTGATTACAGATCAAGCGAGGGTCGTATTCGTCAAGAAATGCGAATGGACCATAATCGAAAGTTTGCCCAATGATCGACATGTTATCGGTGTTCATCACGCCATGAGCAAAACCATTGGCTTGCCACAACGCGACCATTTCCGCAGTGCGATCGACAATCTCATTAAACATGGCAGCGTAGGGCTTCTCTTGATCAAGGCATTTCGGGAAGTGCCATTCAATCACTTTATCAGCCAGTAATTTATGTTCTGCCAACTGATTGGTGTAAAACAGATGTTCAAAGTGACCAAATCGAATGTGGGATTCTGCAGCACGCACCAGTAATGCCCCCCACTCTTGCTTCTCACGATAAACTGGCGTGTCACTGGTCATCATGGCTAATGCACGTGTGGTTGGGATGTTAAGCCCCGCCATCGCCTCGCTACATAAGTACTCACGAACCGTTGATCGAATAACAGCGCGTCCATCGCCCATGCGAGAATAAGGCGTTTTACCTGCACCTTTGAGGTGTAAATCGAAAGTTTCGCCACTTTTCGCGACAATTTGAGCTAATAATAGCCCTCTTCCATCACCTAAATCCGGGTTATAAGAACCAAACTGGTGGCCTGCGTATTTCATTGCTACAGGCGAAAACTGCTCAGGTTCAACATTGCCAGATAACGTTTCAAGCAATTCCTCGGAAGCATCATCAAATGACGGAAAACCGAGTTCATCCGCAAGCTTATGGTTCCATGCGATCCATTGGACATTGCTGAGCGGTGTAGGTTGAATTGGGGTATAGAACAGTCGAGGTAATGCGGTAAATCGATTGTTAAATGAAATAGAATCCCAGACAGACATGAGAGGCACACTGTAGATAAAAGATGATTCAAGATTATCACAGTTTGATAACAACTTCAGATCAGGTTATGCAGTGAGTCTATTGAGATAAAGGGGTTAATCAGACAAATAGATTATTCAGAGAAAAAGGTTACTGAGAGAAAGGTACTGCTAAGAAGAGGAAAAGCTAAGTGGCTAGACTGATGAGAAGAGCCACATTTACGAGAATAAGAGTTCTGACTTTGAAGACTTTTTAACAAGTGTATTCATAATAAAAACTGAAAATATTGAGCCATAAAACTGACTACATTAGAGCAAGAATACCCACTAGAGAAAGGGT
This window contains:
- a CDS encoding protein adenylyltransferase SelO, producing MSVWDSISFNNRFTALPRLFYTPIQPTPLSNVQWIAWNHKLADELGFPSFDDASEELLETLSGNVEPEQFSPVAMKYAGHQFGSYNPDLGDGRGLLLAQIVAKSGETFDLHLKGAGKTPYSRMGDGRAVIRSTVREYLCSEAMAGLNIPTTRALAMMTSDTPVYREKQEWGALLVRAAESHIRFGHFEHLFYTNQLAEHKLLADKVIEWHFPKCLDQEKPYAAMFNEIVDRTAEMVALWQANGFAHGVMNTDNMSIIGQTFDYGPFAFLDEYDPRLICNHSDYQGRYAFNQQPRIGLWNLSALAHSLSPLVDKADLEAALEQYEPQMNGYFSQMMRRKLGLLSKQEGDSRLFESMFELMSQNKVDYPRFFRTLSNLDTLQPQDVIDLVIDREAAKLWVDNYLQRCELEESSVVKRCEKMRQVNPKYTLRNYLAQLAIDKAERGDSSDIDALMVVLADPYAEHPDYEYLAALPPEWGKAMEISCSS
- a CDS encoding ATP-binding protein produces the protein MNWMSWLKPNSLVARTLLLTLLAVVIAQGIATSIWYSESKHKELEGIRSASSSMANMFASTVTFFQSLPVKYRHIVLDQIRNMGGTRFFVSFNKEALIVEPIPDTRLKTASIEAIESVLSSKLNKVASVRVDFSRPEHLRLLKNDIYLSDLPRSWAHHTLTLEPLNPPILVVQIELTSHEWVYIAALLPAPYVKLDDTILGREQVIFLVSSTLILLVLTYLMIRRQVRPLKKLARAANEMSMDIQQPQLKEEGATELVTATRAFNRMQQRIRRYVADREHLFSAISHDLKTPITRLRLRAELLESEVKKDKFNKDLDELEMMVKGALQAVRDTDLHENNAIIDLNEMVLSVIESHNQYQTKVEFEPVVIEPLVAKPLAIKRVLTNLIDNAVKYGSSAVVEVSGDELWVIVTIQDRGNGILEDKLEMVFEPYFRLATDDQGHGLGLGICRNILHGHGGDLIIRNSSQGGLEAKVYIPTGLEV
- a CDS encoding ABC transporter ATP-binding protein, whose product is MATLDLKQIRKTYRNADNETLKGIDISIDSGEFLILVGPSGCGKSTLMNTIAGLENISSGEIVIDGVDVAQVEPKDRDIAMVFQSYALYPNMTVRGNIAFGLKIRKMPQNEIDAEVNRVAEMLQIEQLLDRKPSQLSGGQRQRVAMGRALARRPKLYLFDEPLSNLDAKLRVEMRHQIKRLHQKLNTTIVYVTHDQIEAMTLADRIAVMKDGELQQLGTPQEIYTKPNNMFVAGFMGSPSMNFIKTMVDLDEEQNPIIKVVGTADQEHHIRLPQSMRDQDGKELVIGLRPEHITEQEGDDVSASTKLDLQLEVLEPTGPDTIAMVKVNDQEVACRLSPEFEVSVGQMAPLHFDLSKAVFFDAQTEARIDF
- a CDS encoding carbohydrate ABC transporter permease gives rise to the protein MEHVLTESTPKPTRSQPAPKPSFADRLQHWLPKIVLAPTALVTVVCIYGYIFWTAALSFTNSRFLPSFNFVGLTQYEKLMDNDRWITSITNLGVFGFLFMAIAILLGVGLAVLLDQNIRQEGAIRTIYLYPMALSFIVTGTAWKWILNPGLGIEKLMQDWGFTDFKFDWLVDSEMSVYTLVIAALWQSSGFVMAMFLAGLRGIDSSIIKAAQIDGASLPTIYLKIILPCLRPVVFSAVIITSHIAIKSFDLVTAMTAGGPGYSSDLPALFMYAHSFTRGQIGLGAASAMMMLAGILAILVPYLYSELREKKS
- a CDS encoding ABC transporter substrate-binding protein, which encodes MKINKTLLTLSLLAASTFSQAGEVEVLHWWTAGGEAKSAAVLKEMIEEQGHTWKDFAVAGGGGESAMTVLKTRAVSGNPPSAAQIKGHDIQEWGGLGFLTSLDATAKQEQWDELLPEVVTKVMKWDGEYVAVPVNVHRVNWLWANPVVLEKSGVTVPTTLDEFFVAADKIKAAGFIPLAHGGQPWQDATVFEAVALDVLGSEDYNKAFVDLDMDVLSGDKMVEVFTKFKKMRDYIDSNSPGRDWNVATSMVINGEAAMQIMGDWAKGEFTAAGKVPGKDYICAPAPGTDGQFTFNIDSFAFFELSDKENQKAQQDLAKTILTKDFQEVFNLNKGSIPVRLDMDMSKFDQCALDSMATFKASAESGDLVPSMAHGLATTSYAQGAIYDVVTNFFNEKDADPKEAAAKLAKAVKAAI
- a CDS encoding response regulator; protein product: MPTNTRILVVDDDQEIRELLEEYLTKSGFDVSSVGDGVELETHLQSNGYPDLILLDVMLPGDDGFTLCQRVRKQSNVPIIMLTAVSDETDQIIGLEIGADDYIAKPFSPRQLMARIKALLRRVQVVDDKPSDALPKQIIFGDWTLDTLAHRISHNEHSEEMDLSGSDFSLLMLFLTRPNEVLDRDTISFATRGREALPFERGIDVQLSRLRSRLGDSGKYPHYIKTMRGNGYILAVPVQYEH
- a CDS encoding carbohydrate ABC transporter permease, which produces MMNNVNFARIFIYSALLFFCLVYLMPLFVMVLTSFKTLPDIKAGNLMSLPKEWVFDAWYKAWDTACTGVKCEGIKGYFWNSFQMVIPAVAISTLLGAFNGYVVTKWQFRGSNLFFSLLLFGCFIPFQVVLLPMATMLGKMGLANTTIGLVIVHVIYGMAFTTLFFRNFYISIPDELIKAAKLDGAGFFTIFFKILLPISTPIIMVTVIWQFTAIWNDFLFGVVYSGSETQPITVALNNLVNTSTGVKEYNVDMAAAIIAALPTLLVYVFAGKYFVRGLTAGSVKG